From the genome of Candidatus Baltobacteraceae bacterium, one region includes:
- a CDS encoding YggS family pyridoxal phosphate-dependent enzyme: MNGSFAARLAELRAQIDEELRACGREPGSVRIVGVSKRQPAAAIAQAALAGLDAIGENYVQEAAKKFADPAVRELHLEKHFIGHVQTNKAKALLELFDVVQSVDRPDAARALGKAAAAAGRVLPVLLQVNVSPSERFGVAPAEAGALAGAVAAQPGLRLDGVMAIGPLGADRDQIARAFELAAKTFAAVGGSTLSIGMSGDWREAVRAGSTMVRIGTALFGGRSK; this comes from the coding sequence ATGAACGGCTCGTTCGCTGCGCGGCTGGCGGAGCTGCGCGCGCAGATCGACGAAGAATTGCGCGCCTGCGGGCGCGAGCCGGGAAGCGTTCGGATCGTGGGCGTGAGCAAGAGACAGCCGGCCGCGGCGATCGCGCAAGCCGCGCTCGCCGGGCTCGATGCGATCGGCGAGAACTACGTGCAAGAAGCGGCGAAGAAGTTTGCCGACCCCGCCGTTCGCGAATTGCATCTCGAGAAACATTTCATCGGTCACGTGCAGACCAATAAGGCGAAGGCGCTGCTCGAACTTTTCGACGTCGTGCAGAGCGTCGACCGGCCCGATGCCGCTCGGGCGCTGGGAAAGGCGGCTGCGGCCGCCGGGCGCGTGCTTCCCGTGCTGCTGCAGGTCAACGTCTCGCCGAGCGAGCGCTTCGGTGTGGCGCCCGCGGAGGCCGGGGCGCTCGCCGGCGCGGTCGCGGCGCAGCCCGGGCTGCGGCTGGACGGCGTGATGGCGATCGGCCCGCTCGGTGCCGACCGCGACCAGATTGCCCGGGCTTTCGAGTTGGCCGCCAAGACGTTTGCCGCCGTAGGTGGAAGTACGCTCTCAATCGGCATGTCGGGCGATTGGCGCGAAGCGGTTCGCGCCGGTTCCACGATGGTGCGCATCGGTACGGCTCTGTTCGGAGGCCGAAGCAAATGA
- the lgt gene encoding prolipoprotein diacylglyceryl transferase, with product MKEARSNSQAGIFLIQHWFNYPTNVDPIAIHLGFLRIHWYGIAYLAGFVAVYLWMSRRTGRARLGLTREQIQDFLFYALIGVLVGGRTFFVINDIISKHDLSYYTSNPLNIIAVWQGGMAFHGGMVGVLIAIWLFVRKHPQLKYTVLGDEVVVLLPIGITLTRIVNFINDELWGDICRPDRPWCMIPNRPGDAEIWGPYYRHPAQLYEAVLDILTLPILLYIYKRRPPDGVVGWSWFLMYGITRSIAEIWRHADFHLGPITGGQLYALPMIPIGIVGLWYCNKRGRRTDVTPTDSPPTDALTPAG from the coding sequence GTGAAAGAAGCGCGCTCGAACTCACAGGCCGGTATATTCTTGATACAGCATTGGTTTAACTATCCGACAAATGTCGACCCCATTGCGATCCACCTTGGATTCTTGCGAATCCACTGGTACGGAATCGCGTATTTGGCGGGTTTTGTCGCGGTCTACCTGTGGATGAGCCGCCGGACGGGCCGGGCCCGTCTGGGTCTGACCCGCGAGCAGATCCAAGACTTCTTATTCTACGCACTGATCGGCGTTTTGGTTGGCGGCCGAACGTTTTTCGTCATCAACGACATCATCTCCAAACACGACCTCTCCTATTACACGAGCAACCCGCTCAATATCATTGCGGTGTGGCAGGGCGGGATGGCTTTTCACGGCGGCATGGTCGGCGTCCTCATCGCAATCTGGCTCTTCGTACGTAAGCATCCGCAGCTCAAATACACCGTGCTCGGCGACGAAGTCGTCGTGCTGCTGCCGATCGGTATCACACTCACCCGCATCGTGAACTTCATCAACGATGAGTTGTGGGGCGATATCTGCCGTCCCGACCGTCCGTGGTGCATGATTCCGAATCGTCCCGGCGACGCCGAGATCTGGGGCCCGTATTATCGCCATCCGGCTCAGCTCTACGAGGCCGTACTCGATATTCTCACCTTGCCGATCCTGCTCTATATCTACAAGCGCCGGCCGCCCGACGGCGTCGTGGGGTGGAGCTGGTTCCTCATGTACGGTATCACGCGCAGCATCGCCGAGATTTGGCGGCACGCCGATTTTCATCTCGGCCCGATTACCGGTGGGCAGCTCTACGCGCTTCCGATGATTCCAATCGGGATCGTCGGGTTGTGGTATTGCAATAAGCGCGGGCGGCGCACCGATGTGACGCCGACCGATTCGCCGCCCACGGATGCGTTGACGCCGGCGGGATGA
- a CDS encoding cytochrome c biogenesis protein CcdA, whose product MSSSALLSHGWIVAAGLAFGAGFVSFISPCVLPLVPAYLSLLTGSSLEELQANESANTLRTLAIGHALAFIAGFTLIFVALGVTASAIGGVLNAHRVLIAQIGGVIIVILGLQMMGMLRIPFLMRDTRVHVQREQRTFWTSGLVGIAFAAGWSPCIGPILAQILAIASQAHTSQAALLLLTYSLGLAVPFFLTAVAIGAVLPVLNRIKRFLPAIEFCAGLFLVAVGLVLVNNAFYAVAGWFYQFVPAPNI is encoded by the coding sequence GTGAGTTCGAGCGCGCTTCTTTCACATGGATGGATCGTCGCCGCCGGTTTGGCCTTTGGCGCGGGCTTCGTTTCCTTCATTTCTCCGTGCGTCCTCCCGCTCGTGCCCGCCTACCTCTCGCTGCTGACCGGTTCGAGCCTCGAAGAGCTGCAAGCGAACGAGAGCGCAAACACCCTGCGCACGCTCGCGATCGGGCATGCGCTCGCGTTCATCGCCGGTTTCACGCTGATTTTCGTGGCACTCGGCGTGACGGCCAGCGCGATCGGCGGCGTCTTGAACGCGCATCGCGTGCTGATCGCGCAGATCGGCGGAGTGATCATCGTCATCCTCGGACTCCAGATGATGGGCATGCTGCGCATCCCCTTCCTCATGCGCGACACGCGCGTCCACGTGCAGCGCGAGCAGCGGACCTTCTGGACGTCGGGGCTGGTCGGGATTGCCTTCGCCGCCGGGTGGTCGCCCTGCATCGGGCCGATTTTGGCCCAGATCCTCGCCATCGCCTCGCAGGCGCACACCTCCCAGGCAGCGCTGCTGCTTCTGACGTACTCCCTGGGTCTGGCGGTGCCGTTTTTTTTGACCGCGGTCGCGATCGGGGCGGTGCTGCCGGTGCTCAACCGAATCAAACGCTTCCTGCCGGCGATCGAATTCTGTGCCGGCCTCTTCCTGGTCGCGGTCGGCCTGGTGCTCGTCAACAATGCTTTCTACGCCGTTGCAGGGTGGTTCTATCAATTTGTCCCGGCTCCGAACATTTAA
- a CDS encoding DivIVA domain-containing protein, producing MEKITPVDIQHKTFKKALQGYDRAEVDQFLDEVIETLEDDAQHRAALEAEIADLKERISHFKAMEESLHNTLVLAQRTADEVKASAHKEADLIREQARLASEREIASYNEAISEVRREHQRACEAAEKAKSELRSVLTTHLSLLDNVHQPPRPEEPPAPSNDTTRLEVY from the coding sequence ATGGAGAAAATTACGCCTGTCGACATCCAGCACAAAACCTTCAAAAAAGCGTTGCAAGGATACGACCGCGCGGAAGTCGATCAATTTCTCGACGAAGTGATCGAGACGCTCGAGGACGATGCGCAGCATCGCGCGGCGCTCGAGGCGGAGATCGCCGATCTCAAAGAGCGCATCAGCCACTTCAAGGCGATGGAAGAATCGCTGCACAACACGCTGGTGCTCGCGCAACGTACCGCCGATGAGGTCAAGGCATCGGCGCATAAGGAAGCCGACCTCATCCGCGAGCAGGCGCGTCTGGCGTCCGAGCGCGAGATCGCCTCGTACAACGAAGCGATCTCTGAAGTCCGGCGCGAACACCAGCGCGCCTGCGAAGCGGCAGAGAAGGCGAAAAGCGAATTGCGCAGCGTGCTGACGACGCATCTCTCCTTGCTCGACAACGTGCATCAGCCGCCGCGGCCGGAAGAGCCGCCGGCGCCGAGCAACGACACGACGCGACTCGAAGTTTATTAG
- the sepF gene encoding cell division protein SepF, with the protein MFSKLGSFFSIRDEEEDLYDDEPAPSGRVVPLSGAGRRAGTEVSVYSPRGFQDVVEIADALRNRQVVIINLQNADRTLLQRVVDFTSGVAYTIDGKIQKLAEAIYLVVPAGVVVNAAGLRDSMMGDSTLDFMAGRG; encoded by the coding sequence ATGTTCAGCAAACTCGGGTCGTTCTTCTCGATCCGCGACGAAGAAGAGGATCTCTATGACGACGAGCCTGCGCCGTCAGGCCGGGTGGTGCCGCTTTCGGGTGCGGGGCGCCGCGCCGGCACCGAGGTCAGCGTGTACTCGCCCCGCGGCTTTCAGGATGTCGTCGAAATTGCCGACGCGCTGCGCAACCGGCAAGTCGTGATCATCAACCTGCAAAACGCCGACCGGACGCTGCTCCAGCGCGTGGTCGATTTTACGTCCGGAGTGGCCTACACGATCGACGGGAAGATTCAGAAGTTGGCTGAAGCCATCTACCTCGTGGTTCCGGCGGGTGTGGTCGTGAACGCGGCGGGGCTGCGCGATTCGATGATGGGTGATTCCACACTCGATTTTATGGCCGGACGAGGATAG